A window of Infirmifilum lucidum contains these coding sequences:
- a CDS encoding DUF359 domain-containing protein, whose protein sequence is MPLVMREVARRELSYGWGFLIFKDPPDSVTTVFELSERMGIGRRPFIITVGDIVSRNFNVYGYTNVAIIDGRTRRGLKLEGLESEAEYACRNTPGTISPECYEAVAQAIKTTPPNGRSVVFVEGEEDLLSLVALRECLANKSWVIYGHWRGFLCAIPCILRYRKIAQVLLETGFEEK, encoded by the coding sequence GTGCCCCTTGTAATGCGCGAGGTTGCCCGCAGAGAGCTCTCGTATGGCTGGGGTTTTCTGATATTCAAGGATCCGCCAGACTCTGTAACCACAGTGTTTGAATTAAGCGAGAGGATGGGGATTGGTAGAAGACCATTCATAATTACTGTGGGTGATATTGTCTCGAGGAACTTCAATGTTTACGGCTACACCAACGTAGCTATAATCGACGGCAGAACTCGCCGGGGCTTGAAGCTCGAAGGCCTTGAATCTGAGGCAGAGTACGCGTGCAGGAACACACCCGGAACTATATCGCCCGAGTGCTATGAGGCTGTAGCACAGGCTATAAAGACAACACCCCCAAATGGGAGATCTGTGGTTTTTGTAGAGGGGGAGGAAGACCTCCTGTCACTCGTGGCACTGAGAGAGTGCCTGGCCAACAAGAGCTGGGTCATCTACGGCCACTGGAGGGGTTTTCTGTGTGCTATCCCGTGCATACTCCGCTACAGGAAAATAGCTCAAGTACTCCTCGAGACCGGTTTCGAGGAAAAGTGA
- a CDS encoding Lrp/AsnC family transcriptional regulator: MATAYVLINCDIGKERAVLEELKKVPGVIEANLLYGVYDIIVKIVGKDDKEVREVVLTRIRMLPGVRRTLTMPVVEV; this comes from the coding sequence ATGGCAACAGCATACGTTCTGATTAACTGTGACATAGGTAAGGAGAGAGCTGTCCTGGAGGAATTAAAGAAGGTACCGGGGGTAATTGAGGCAAATCTCCTCTACGGCGTCTACGACATCATTGTAAAGATAGTCGGTAAAGACGATAAAGAGGTACGGGAAGTTGTACTCACTAGGATACGGATGCTCCCAGGTGTTAGGAGGACGCTGACCATGCCAGTCGTAGAGGTTTAG
- a CDS encoding nicotinamide-nucleotide adenylyltransferase yields the protein MGRALFIGRFQPFHLGHYKAIEWILSREEDVVIGIGSAQVSYEPRNPFTAGERALMIRDTLRDTNLLGHTLIVMIPDTISEHTKWVCNIRTFSPKFEVVYTNDELSRMLLEEAGIHVEPIPFFERERYSGTRIRQLMAQQNPEWRSLVPAQTARIVDSIKGEERVRMLYKIAQLI from the coding sequence ATGGGTAGAGCACTTTTCATCGGTCGTTTCCAGCCCTTCCACCTGGGACACTACAAGGCGATAGAGTGGATACTTTCTAGAGAGGAAGACGTAGTTATAGGGATCGGTAGCGCCCAGGTGAGCTATGAACCCAGAAACCCCTTTACAGCTGGAGAGAGAGCCCTCATGATACGGGACACACTCAGAGACACAAACCTATTGGGACACACACTTATTGTCATGATACCGGATACTATATCAGAGCACACAAAATGGGTCTGTAACATAAGGACATTTTCCCCAAAGTTTGAGGTAGTATATACAAACGACGAGCTATCCCGGATGCTACTGGAGGAGGCAGGAATACATGTAGAACCGATTCCGTTTTTCGAGAGGGAGAGATACTCGGGGACAAGAATAAGACAGCTCATGGCCCAGCAAAATCCCGAGTGGCGGAGCCTAGTTCCGGCGCAAACAGCGAGAATCGTCGATTCGATAAAAGGCGAGGAGCGCGTCCGTATGCTCTACAAGATAGCACAGTTAATATAA